Proteins co-encoded in one Phragmitibacter flavus genomic window:
- a CDS encoding DJ-1/PfpI family protein has translation MNSPNTTSRRHFFRAVTAAAGTMTLPLLSQNTPAVPPTNSTPFSEADLLRAGSETIFILLYPGFTAMDAIGPEYALSCMIGATVKFIAKTTDPVITESGFMVTPHLSFDQLPEKPSLFLVPGGTQGVVQILDDAETLAFIRKAGQTADLTASVCTGSLLLGAAGLLHGYEATSHWQTLELLPIFGAKPSQKRVVFDRNRATAAGVTAGLDLSLELVRRYRGDGYAKGVQLLGQYDPQPPFPGGGNPASADQRFVMMLNEMHKPFVTQLGDKIRTIIEKR, from the coding sequence GTGAACTCTCCCAACACGACTTCCCGAAGACACTTCTTCCGCGCCGTTACGGCGGCGGCAGGCACCATGACCTTGCCGCTCCTTTCACAAAACACCCCCGCCGTGCCTCCAACCAATTCCACGCCGTTTTCAGAAGCCGACCTGTTGCGCGCAGGCAGTGAAACCATCTTCATCCTTCTCTACCCAGGCTTCACCGCCATGGACGCCATCGGTCCCGAATACGCCCTCTCCTGCATGATCGGAGCCACCGTAAAATTCATCGCCAAAACCACCGACCCGGTGATCACCGAATCAGGATTCATGGTCACCCCCCATCTCAGCTTCGATCAACTCCCGGAAAAACCAAGCCTGTTCCTCGTCCCCGGCGGCACTCAGGGCGTCGTGCAAATTCTCGATGATGCAGAAACCCTTGCTTTCATCCGCAAAGCCGGGCAGACAGCCGACCTGACCGCAAGCGTCTGCACGGGTTCACTGCTGCTCGGTGCCGCCGGCCTCCTCCATGGCTACGAAGCCACCAGCCATTGGCAGACCCTTGAACTGCTCCCCATCTTTGGAGCCAAACCCAGCCAGAAACGCGTCGTGTTCGACCGCAACCGTGCCACCGCTGCCGGCGTCACCGCAGGCCTCGACCTCTCCCTTGAACTCGTTCGCCGATACCGTGGGGACGGTTATGCCAAGGGCGTCCAGCTCCTCGGCCAATACGACCCCCAGCCACCCTTCCCAGGTGGCGGAAACCCTGCCAGCGCCGACCAGCGATTCGTGATGATGCTCAACGAAATGCACAAACCTTTCGTCACGCAACTGGGTGACAAAATTCGCACCATCATCGAAAAACGGTAA
- a CDS encoding c-type cytochrome yields the protein MDFPPYFIDHIAGGRLIIGVIACIHVLINHPLAVGAYPILTWMEWWAHKNNRPDIDQLAYKVTFVVFIVTTTVGALTGVGIWVSTSVFAPFAIGSLLRVFFWGWFAEWLVFITEVSLIMWWFLSWKSAKTDAQKKKHIKIGLALSIMSWFTMALIVAVLGFMMKPGEWSQTRAFIDAMVNPLYLPQLGFRTFFALMTGAVFVWFCSFYFTKKQPAVRSWLVYRLSHFTLIGMLLTLLFGLWYWQNVPDVMKANSSVALLSQEFMGWYDKFSVLLGWTLVSFLLIAVGGLSFANLIPRWALLIPSFMGIWLLGHFERAREFMRKPWVIGEYMYSNGVLKDELAFLQSEGILKHATYVAHREATPENQIQAGQDVFMIACSRCHSTTGMNGVLEKFATMYGHDKPWDDGAMTAFMANMHQTRTFMPPFPGNRSEAEALVAYLQDLRQTRQPLQGA from the coding sequence ATGGATTTCCCACCCTATTTTATCGACCACATCGCCGGTGGACGACTGATCATCGGCGTCATCGCCTGCATTCACGTCCTCATCAACCACCCCCTCGCCGTCGGTGCCTACCCCATCCTCACCTGGATGGAATGGTGGGCCCACAAAAACAACCGGCCCGACATCGACCAGCTCGCCTACAAGGTCACCTTCGTCGTCTTCATCGTCACCACCACCGTCGGTGCCCTCACCGGCGTCGGCATCTGGGTTTCCACCTCCGTCTTCGCCCCCTTCGCCATCGGCAGCCTGCTGCGCGTGTTCTTCTGGGGCTGGTTCGCCGAATGGCTCGTCTTCATCACCGAAGTCAGCCTCATCATGTGGTGGTTCCTCAGTTGGAAAAGTGCCAAAACCGACGCCCAAAAGAAAAAACACATAAAAATCGGACTCGCCCTCAGCATCATGTCCTGGTTCACCATGGCCCTCATCGTCGCCGTGCTCGGCTTCATGATGAAACCCGGTGAATGGAGCCAGACCCGCGCCTTCATCGACGCCATGGTCAACCCGCTCTATCTCCCGCAGCTCGGCTTCCGCACTTTTTTTGCCCTCATGACCGGCGCCGTCTTCGTCTGGTTCTGCTCCTTCTACTTCACCAAAAAGCAGCCCGCCGTCCGCTCCTGGCTCGTCTACCGCCTCTCCCACTTCACCCTCATCGGCATGCTCCTCACCCTGCTCTTCGGCCTCTGGTATTGGCAAAACGTCCCCGATGTCATGAAGGCCAACAGCTCCGTCGCCCTGCTCTCCCAGGAGTTCATGGGCTGGTATGACAAATTCTCCGTCCTGCTTGGCTGGACCCTCGTCTCCTTCCTCCTCATCGCCGTCGGTGGACTCTCCTTCGCCAACCTCATCCCCCGCTGGGCCCTCCTCATCCCCAGCTTCATGGGCATCTGGCTGCTCGGCCACTTCGAACGCGCCCGCGAGTTCATGCGCAAACCCTGGGTCATCGGCGAATACATGTATTCCAACGGCGTCCTCAAAGACGAACTCGCCTTCCTGCAAAGCGAAGGCATCCTCAAACACGCCACCTACGTCGCCCATCGCGAAGCCACCCCCGAAAACCAAATCCAGGCCGGTCAGGACGTCTTCATGATCGCCTGTTCCCGCTGCCACAGCACCACCGGCATGAACGGCGTCCTCGAAAAATTCGCCACCATGTATGGCCACGACAAACCCTGGGACGACGGCGCCATGACCGCCTTCATGGCCAACATGCACCAAACCCGCACCTTCATGCCCCCCTTCCCCGGCAACCGCAGCGAAGCCGAAGCCCTCGTCGCCTACCTCCAGGACCTGCGCCAAACCCGCCAGCCCCTCCAAGGTGCCTAA
- a CDS encoding c-type cytochrome: MRLPQPPNPAPDEPLLQSSATTTPPPDPAVLAAGKTVYNQLCFACHQPTGLGIPGAFPPLKDSDWISAPNPERLVRVILHGLTGPIQVNGTPYNGMMPGHAPTLNDEEIAAVLTHLRHEWGSGASPVDPTSVKIIREKEANRTAPWTLQELEQLPPAPANVTAN, translated from the coding sequence ATCCGCCTCCCCCAACCGCCAAACCCTGCGCCCGACGAACCCCTCCTCCAAAGCAGTGCCACAACAACCCCGCCACCCGATCCCGCTGTCCTCGCTGCCGGAAAAACCGTTTACAACCAGTTATGCTTCGCCTGTCACCAACCCACCGGACTCGGCATCCCCGGAGCCTTCCCGCCCCTCAAAGACTCCGACTGGATCTCCGCCCCCAACCCGGAGCGCCTCGTCCGCGTCATCCTCCACGGACTCACCGGCCCCATTCAAGTCAACGGCACCCCCTATAACGGCATGATGCCCGGTCACGCCCCCACCCTCAACGACGAAGAAATCGCCGCCGTCCTCACCCACCTCCGCCACGAATGGGGCTCCGGCGCTTCCCCCGTCGACCCCACATCCGTCAAAATCATCCGCGAAAAAGAAGCCAACCGCACCGCCCCCTGGACCCTTCAGGAACTCGAACAACTCCCGCCCGCGCCCGCCAACGTCACCGCCAATTGA
- a CDS encoding type II secretion system protein, with the protein MPRSAARFSPCTPRAFTLVELLVAMAIIAVLSFLATAGYARIKHQALRTKCIANIKSLAAADILYYGDHGIFPAVEGLIPSTISAARLQAMGEYINMPVPEGKVSTWPRRAQQPDWYNCPAARESGYAEGMTAGGGVYTGYMYLGGLEESQLILSGMAKLTNPKHTAPRNNLRRGVLWCDILSEFRGAGERRFECFHSQRGVRHPDFRFEEREIEGMNRAWSDGSVEWLPRQQLNLSSKENLQIEHFMGNYYY; encoded by the coding sequence ATGCCACGGTCAGCTGCCCGGTTCTCCCCATGCACTCCCCGGGCTTTCACCCTCGTGGAATTGCTTGTGGCCATGGCTATCATTGCCGTGCTTTCCTTTTTGGCGACTGCAGGTTATGCCCGGATCAAGCACCAGGCGCTGCGCACCAAATGCATTGCCAACATCAAGAGCCTGGCAGCGGCCGACATACTCTACTACGGAGATCACGGCATCTTCCCCGCAGTGGAAGGTCTCATTCCCAGCACCATCAGCGCCGCGCGGCTCCAAGCCATGGGCGAGTATATCAACATGCCGGTTCCTGAAGGCAAAGTCAGCACCTGGCCCAGACGTGCACAACAGCCTGATTGGTATAACTGCCCCGCCGCCAGGGAATCAGGATATGCCGAAGGAATGACCGCTGGTGGAGGGGTTTACACGGGTTACATGTATCTCGGTGGGCTGGAAGAATCGCAGTTGATCCTCAGCGGGATGGCCAAACTGACCAATCCCAAACACACCGCCCCCAGAAACAACCTGCGGCGTGGCGTCCTCTGGTGTGATATCCTCTCCGAATTCCGCGGCGCAGGCGAACGACGCTTCGAATGTTTCCATAGCCAACGCGGCGTCCGCCATCCCGACTTTCGCTTTGAAGAACGAGAGATTGAGGGCATGAACCGGGCTTGGTCAGATGGCTCAGTCGAATGGTTGCCGCGACAGCAGCTAAACCTATCCAGCAAGGAGAATCTGCAAATCGAACACTTCATGGGGAACTATTACTATTAA